In the genome of Fusarium poae strain DAOMC 252244 chromosome 1, whole genome shotgun sequence, the window CAGATCTCGAAAACGTCAAGCTCAATTATCTCAAAGACTACGATGGTGTTATCCTCGACCCTGGACAACCTGTGACGCCATCTCTCCCggctcaaggtcaagatacGCTATGGTCGGATCTCGAGTCTGTCAAGAAATGGATTAAGAACGTCCCTTTCATGTTGACGATTGGCGTTATAATCCCAATCGGTGTCGTTGTTTTTCTGGCCAACTCTGCCGTCCAAACAGTCCGCAGTGCGAAGCGAATCAAATTACACGAATCAGGACTCGCTGGTTTAAAGATTGAAGACTACCGCATGCCTTTACGGATCAAGGCGATTCAGGAAGAGGTGGAGCAAGCATACGAGGTCCTCAACGGTGCCCAGGACCAGCAATACCTGGCATCCGACTCGGACGATGATTTGGCCTATGATGTTGAGGATCGTCAATTACTCAGGAGAGAGCGCAGGATGTCAACAGCAGAGCAACCCACGCTGGCGTTGACTCCTGATCAATTTGAAATGATTGAGAACTTGAACGCGGCCGGCTGGCGCAAATTCCCTGTTCACATCCAGAAGCATCGGCATAGTCATGCAGCTATTGTGGTGCGCATGGATAAGGAGAGCTTTGCTGACGGCTGGGTTGTTCTAAGACACTGGGCCGATAGTGAGTTTTTGATGTAAACGGTCATGCTCATGATTAGGATTATAATGAAATGGGTATATAGGCGAGGAGTTTGGGTATGTATACTGGAATATCTATGGTGGGATAAACGGATAGAAGCAGGCGTTTATAGTAAAACGGTTACAAGACATCTTTTATTGCAGTTTTAATTGCATCACGTTTACTGTTAAAGATAATTTCTGGGCTCGTGATGAATTATCTCGAGCTTCATTCTCTCACGTGAGCACTTGTTGAGTCTGTGGAGTGTGTTGAGCTTATGATGCCCAGTCAATTTGTTATTGTCTCTTTTGGTAGCATTTTAATTTCCTGTGACACTTATTGGATGATGTCTATCGAGGGAGTACGCACAATAGTACCGAGGACTCGTATTTCATCATTTGTTACCGGCATCTCATATGACACCTAATCGAAGCCATGTGAAATCTAGACAGGTCTGTTTTGGAACATGGTGCATCGCATAAACTCTGTTTTCGTCTAAGCGACAGACGCAATGACACAGTGACACAGTCGTGTAGTATCGTGAAGTTGGATTCTGTCGTCATCTCGCCTAGCTTTTGGTGTTTAAGTCGGTTTGATGACGCTATGATAGTATCACGTGTCAGTCGCCACATTCTTTCCCCAGAGTGAACTAACCCCTCACCATGACCCAATCGGAAACTTGCGAGTCGGCCAAACTTTGGTGATCAAGCAGCTCATAATTGGCTAAACTCGGAGCAGTTGCATCTCAATCAGCCGATTGCTCCTTCTTTTGCCTCCACTTTCTTCCCTGGTCTCcctcctctttttttcttttctactGCGTAGTGTGATTGATAGTGAGCCTCTTGCTCTGTTCTGCTTTGTCGAGGTCGCGAGAGCTCAGAACCTGATCACTCCATCTTCTACATCTTTCCTCACGACAAATCTCTGACCGTATTTTACTCTCTCGTGTGAAATCTCTCTCGCGGCCCGACATAGCTGCGAGCTACGCTTCCTTTTCCGTCTTACACTGCTCTGCTTTCTTATCGATTTCCCGGCTCCGCCGCCCGGAGATAAGAAACTACTGCGCTTAAGCCGAGGCGCCCGGCTTCTTTTTCGTAACCACCAACCTCGTACCCATCAACTTGATCGAGGATTATACTAGAGCTTGCGGCTCGTTGGGATAGGACCTGGGGATTAATACCTTGACGACTTTGTTCTGAAGCTTGATTTGTACGactaggaggtcattttgaTTGTCAATCGCTCAATTGGAccctcatcttcttctcttttctatacaattctttttcttaacgAGCAGTATCTGCTCAATTCGCGACAATGGTTCTCACTCACACAACAAACCACACCTACTCCCACCCGTTTCCTACCGTCACTCTCGCCTACTTTTTACGATACTCGTCTCCTCAACTTAATCCCTTCGCCGTCCATGTTCTCAGCACCGACACCATCGAGAACTATGTCGATCCAAAGACTAGCCGACTTCACACCACTCGCATCCACTTGAAAAAGAGTCGAATGCCCGGTGCTGTATACAAGCTACTCCCTGCCAGTGTCACTGGTGGCGGCTCTGGCGATAAGGCCTCATACATTCTGGAAACGAGTGTCGTCGATATCAAGGAGGGCTGGATGAGGACGGAGAGCCGAAACCTCAACTTTACAGGTGTTCTGTCTGTTATTGAGAAACAGGAGTTTAATGTTCCTAACGAAGGCACTGTCCAGAATCCCAACGAGACTGCTGTAACGACTATGATTCATGTCAGATCGAGAATCGGAGACAAGATTCGGGGCAAGTTGGGTCAAGCTCAAGAGGATGGTTGGTTCAAGAATGGCATCATCGGTAGCTGGGGTACGAAGGGTATCCAGCGCAGTATCGAGAGCATCGCCTCTACCAAAACCCAGGATCAGATGGGCAAAAGCCGCGATGGCATGAAAATGGTTCTCGAGCGCCTACGCAACAACGGTGTGATGGGTGTCCTCGAGACGATAAGGAGAGAACGTCAGCGTCAACTTGCTTGAGCATCTCTTTCGACACGATTCAACTGTAACAACGAACGGCGACGGCCTTGGAGATACACGATCTCAAGTGGGGATATCTGGAAACGATTCTCGAGTCGTGCACGCTCAATGTACTATAACTGCTTTTCACACGAGCATGGCGCAATGTGTCTTTTTTGGGTAGGGATATCTGAGGAGGGATTATGAAAACTAGGTGGCTATAAGGCAAGCTGATGGTGCTGGATTTGGCCAGCTGATGGGGGGACGCAATGTGCAGCGACACATTGCCTCTACTTTATGTGGCATCCCCTCTCTTGTATCGAGTATGAAAAGTCTTAGCAGACAAAGAACTAAAGGTTCCAAACATAGTTCATGGTGATCGATCCACGTGATTGTCCTACCCTCATGGTATCAGCAAAGTTGCTCTCTGTAGACAAGAGACAAATTTAGCAGGTTACTTTATGTTATTTATACCGCAACCCCCATGCTTATTCTAACGTAGAAGTCGCTTGGTATCAAATAGAGCCCCCGATTTCATAACATAGGCTTATCTCCCTGGCTTGTACCACAAGGACTACGGCCCAGAAGTCGAAAACAACGAAATCAATGGTCATCTCGGGATGCTTCGTTCTGATCTCTATAGAGCTGCTGGGCATAAGCATCACTGGGGATCTATCTAATCTGTAGGCCTGGATTGTTAGACTAATCCTTGAGTATATATCTAAAGCATGAGAACCATGGCACAATGACCTATCCTGGAATCCCTCCCAATTTCCACTAGCCTACCTTGATTAatgtattatatattattcaATTGATTATTTAAATGCGCATCTATTGATATAACTTATATCTCAATTAGAAGCCAATTGATAATAAAATTGGTGACCTAATTGGAGGTTTTTCTGTGTTACTGTCTTAGGCAGTCCcttttgttttgttgtgCTTATCGTTTCCCTCAAAATGCTGTTCACTACGTCTACTCTATCTCTATCTTaatctcatcttcatcttcatcttcatcttcctcgcccTCACCACCGGTCCGATCGAGCCCCAACAGAGCATCCGTAAAACCTCCTTTAAGACCAGTTCTCTGTGCTAGATCCGGAATTCTTCTCAATTGAGCAAGGTCTAAAAACCGATTTAATATAGGACCGTTGCGGACCACCAAAGTTTAATTACCGATTTTGCCTCCGGCTGAGCAGCATTCTGTAATCACCTTACTACCCTTCACATCTAAGTCTTGAAAGTATGGCCTTGTTGCCTGATAACATTGTTTCGCtttctattattaataggaGCATTTGATTTATATGTATTACCCTTTCCTTCTTTATCCTTAACCAATCCGACACAGACACATCAACCCGAAATAACGCCAAGTGCAATCTCTAATCCAAATCAGTGTCCCTTCCGCTGTTTTCAAAGAAGAACCACCAAAAGCCGCCCTAGGAGTTCAAGATGAAGCTGCCCTCTTAAGGTCTAAGGCAAAGCTGCCTTCTTGAGGTCCGAGGCGAAGCTGTGCTCTGGGTGTTCAAGGAGCTGCCCTCTTAAGGTCTAAGGCAAAGCTGCCTTCTTGAGGTCCGAGGCGAAGCTACCTTCTTGGTGTTCCAGATGAAGCTGTCTCTTGAGGTCCGGGGCGAAGCTGTGCTCTTGATGTTCGAGGAGCTTCCTCTTGATGTTCAAGGCGGGGCCTATGACTTGCTATAATTTGAGACAGCCGCGGAGGTTCGAGGTGAAGTTGGTGGATGGCCAAACCAGGTCAAGCTTCGACTAATGAACGGTTAGTTCTTCCTCTGTCCCTTTTGGTACGTTGGTGGACGGATTACTTACAAAAGGAAATAACCCACTGGTGTACTTTCAACGACCAACTCTAAGATGATGTCTTGACCACGTGGGAAATCGTGCCTTTTGTCAGTACCGCCTGACATTAAGTGGGTATTTGATACTACCTACATATTCTATGTAAAGAGCTCCTTGTCCTAACTAACACAGGCCTTTGTGGCGTAATGGCTAACGCGTCTGACTTCTAATCAGAAGATTTCCAGTTCGACCCTGGActaaggcttttttttttctttttcgtgAAAAAAGCTTAacatttattattatctcttGTATAATAGTGATGTGAAGACAATTAACCTAATAAACCCAGTAAATTAGTTATCTGAGCTGAAGTCTATCTAGATCTAGCCGGCTGAGTCGGCAGGTCTGCCTTAGAGGCATAGCTGTCGATAAGGCACAATACCCACGCCTGGCATTTCTGACCGTTTATATAAATGCATTAACTGGTCAAGAGGTCAGAGAACATGCTTTCTTCTCAACCTACAGTGCTGTCTGTCGAGCGAACACCTTGGTAGATCTTATCTGCGACGGCAAATCCAATGTAGAAATTGCATGTACGCCGAGACGGGGACAGGGGTTCCTTGGAAACCCGGATAAGCTTGCATCAATAAAGACCCCAGCATACGAGACTGAAGAACCGTCAAAGAGTGATAACTTACCCAGCACTGGAAATTCGTCCCATTTCGTTCGTTCACGATTACCTCTCGCTGTTGTCAATTGTAGAAGAGGATGTTCCAGCAAGAGGAGATTTCCATTGCTGCGTGAGAACATATATGGTTGGTTAAGACATCGACGATTCAGGTATGGGTTGTCGCAAGATCAAGAGAAATGGGAAAGACACCATTCAGTACGATCAAATCAAATTTGTTCAATAACTAAACTAAGCCATACTAGAATACTAGGTTTCAGTAAAGGGGGGAAACCGGCGAGCGAAACAAAACCCCCTCTTGAAGACCAAGTATCTGTAGTGATTTGAGAGCaaccatcatgaagaagaacCGAACGCCAAAAATGAAAATCAGATACCGACGAGCCATCAATCATCGTCCTCCTCAGAACAACTCGCCATGCAACCTTAGTTATCAGCCAAGTTGGCAtgctcttcctcctcaataTTAGGGTCGAAAGGAGCCTCTTCCATGTCACTCGCCATTGAGCCGCTTCGTGCCATATGAGGGGCAACACCGAGCTCTTCCAGACGCCCCCCATAGACGAACTCCTGAATCAGATTTCCACTGCGCGAAAATGTGCAGGGTCGGTTGAGGCATCGACAGGTTTGACAGGTACGGGTTGCCGGGTTGTACTGACATTTCGTGGTCTAAAAAGAAGCCTGTTAGCACCGATATAATAAAGTCTCCATCGTTTGCCATCACTTGTGCGGGGGGCTGGCATGACTTACAGTTGACTGTGAGAAACACAAGTCGCAGGTGGTTCGGGTGTTGCCCAAGAAGGCCTTCCCAGGCCTTTCCCCGATCATGGTGTTAGAGTTAGGGCCAGGAGGGAAAAGCTGTTGCAACCTCTGCGTGTTTCCGGCAATTGTGTTGTCTGGGGGCCACTGCTTATGACGGATCGGCCGGACTTCCAGTACTACCTTCTGTTGCATGTGGTTTGTTCGTAAGAAGTTAATACGGGCCGGAGCAGTTGGCCAGGTCCAGGCTGGAGGATTGGCGAAGACCGTCTGCTCAACGTTACACATCATAAAGAGTGCTTGGCGATAGATTTCAGGTACGTTCGTGTTGGGAATTGTGGTCCATGTGCGTTGTCGTTCCAGATAGTATGTCTTCCAGTTGCCGTGTTCGTCTACCCACTCTATTCGAACCGCCATGGATCTGAGCTTCTCCAGCTCTGGATTCAGGCCGATCCGAGGAGGGTAGCGCACAAACCGGAAGGGATGTGTCAGATACTCgttgtttctcttcttgatctcgacAACGAGGTGGATAGGCTGGTAATGTTGGAAGCCCGCTTCCCTTGCCAACGCTACAGGGATCTTAATCTTCCTTACTGCCTGCCAGTAGATTTCGGCATCCTGGGAATTGATAGATATACGTCGTCTTGTTCGGTATACGTAAGTATCCTTTCCTTCCAAGTACCAAGATGTCCACTGGACATCAGGTCGGGGAGTAGATAGAACAGGGGTATGCCAGTTGAGACCATAGGTGCGGCCTGGAGTCCATCCAGTTCGAAGGGAAACGTCGCGCATTAGACTCGAGAACGTCACGCAAGCGTCGAAGTCTGTAGCGTATGCTCCAACAGCACTGGTATCAGAAGGCCGGAATAAAGCTGAGAACCAGGTTCGAAACAAACACACCATAGAGAATTCCGCAATGTCCAAAAAGCTATCGGGAACATCACCGCCGGGTCTGAGGATGATCGGCACCATTATCATTGTACGGGCCTTCCTGGCCAGACGGTAGTGAGCCGAATTTTTGGTCTGAGCatgttgctgatgttgactcATTCGGCCTTGAAACTAAACGGTTTGTCCAAAGTAGAGTGCGATGCGATGGGTTGTGCTTCCAACTGTAACGCCATCAAAGTCCTCGTAGATGATCAGATAAATTCCGGCTTGCATTGGCCAGTTGGTTGAAACTGGGCGTAGATCTCTGAGCGATTCTATGTTGAACTGACCGCTGCCCATGATAGCCCGACCTTGGGGTACCATATCTAATGAAATTCAGTCAGTATCAACCATGGTTAAAGTGgattaaagaaaataagagAAAAACATAACGTACTGTTGTAGACAAGGTCACCGTACTCATGCACACGGCGATGAAAGAGGATTCGGGCACTCTGGTCTGACATTCCGGGTATGACATTCCTGAGATCAGCTTCACTGGCTTTAATCGACCTCcaaaggtacctacctacctgggTAAGGGGGATGCGAACGGTGCCGTTTGGGGCAAGTTGCTCCTTCCTCATGTGGGCCGCGATCAC includes:
- a CDS encoding hypothetical protein (BUSCO:47274at5125), which encodes MVLTHTTNHTYSHPFPTVTLAYFLRYSSPQLNPFAVHVLSTDTIENYVDPKTSRLHTTRIHLKKSRMPGAVYKLLPASVTGGGSGDKASYILETSVVDIKEGWMRTESRNLNFTGVLSVIEKQEFNVPNEGTVQNPNETAVTTMIHVRSRIGDKIRGKLGQAQEDGWFKNGIIGSWGTKGIQRSIESIASTKTQDQMGKSRDGMKMVLERLRNNGVMGVLETIRRERQRQLA